From a single Seriola aureovittata isolate HTS-2021-v1 ecotype China chromosome 18, ASM2101889v1, whole genome shotgun sequence genomic region:
- the stom gene encoding erythrocyte band 7 integral membrane protein gives MDNEDRAMKETRRRERQSALENTDSDIGLCGWMLVGLSLLLMLVTLPLSIWMCIKIVKEYERAIIFRLGRILRGGAKGPGLFFILPCTDSFINVDMRTITFDIPPQEVLTKDSVTVSVDGVVYYRVQNATLAVANITNADAATRLLAQTTLRNVLGTKNLAEILSDREEIAHSMQSSLDDATDDWGIKVERVEIKDVKLPLQLQRAMAAEAEASREARAKVIAAEGEMNASRALKEASLVIAESPSALQLRYLQTLNTIAAEKNSTIIFPLPLDMMQAFIKH, from the exons ATGGACAACGAAGACCGTGCAATGAAAGAAACCAGAAGACGAGAGCGTCAGTCAG CTTTGGAGAATACAGACTCTGACATCGGCTTGTGTGGCTGGATGTTGGTCGGGTTGTCCCTCCTTCTCATGCTGGTTACCCTCCCACTCTCCATATGGATGTGCATTAAG ATTGTGAAGGAGTATGAGCGAGCCATTATCTTTCGCCTGGGGCGAATTTTGCGAGGAGGAGCCAAAGGACCAG GGTTGTTCTTCATCTTGCCGTGCACTGACAGTTTTATTAATGTGGACATGCGCACCATCACCTTCGATATCCCACCACAAGAG GTTTTGACCAAAGACTCTGTGACAGTGAGTGTGGATGGTGTGGTCTACTACCGGGTCCAGAATGCTACTCTGGCTGTGGCTAATATCACTAATGCTGATGCTGCTACACGGCTGTTGGCCCAGACCACCCTGAGGAACGTCCTGGGTACCAAGAACCTGGCTGAGATCCTGTCTGACCGTGAGGAAATCGCACACAGTATGCAG tCCTCTCTGGACGATGCAACAGATGACTGGGGGATCAAGGTGGAGCGGGTGGAGATCAAAGATGTCAAGCTGCCCCTCCAGCTCCAGAGAGCCATggcagctgaggctgaggccAGTCGTGAGGCTAGAGCCAAG GTGATCGCAGCGGAGGGAGAGATGAACGCATCACGGGCACTGAAGGAGGCGTCCCTGGTGATCGCTGAGTCTCCGTCAGCCCTGCAGCTGCGCTACCTGCAGACCCTCAACACAATCGCTGCGGAAAAGAACTCCACCATCATCTTCCCGCTGCCGCTGGACATGATGCAAGCCTTCATTAAACACTGA